The Methylocystis bryophila genome contains the following window.
GGCCAAGGCAGCGGGCTCGCTCAATGGCCAGAGCTGGCAGGAGTTCCTGAAAGATTGCCGCGCGCGTCATGCGGGCGCGAGCCCGGCGGCGGCTCCGGAGCCCGCCCCTGCGGCGGCGGCGCCGGCCGCCGCGGCCGCCGCGACGGCGCAGGAGCATTTGAGCGTGCAGAAAGAGTGCGGCTCGGAATATCAGGCCGCCAAGGCCGCGGGTTCGCTCAATGGCCAGAACTGGCAGCTGTTCCTGAAAGATTGCCGCGCACGCCACGCCGCTCCCGCTGCTGCGGCGGCGCCTGCAACCGCTCCGGCTCCGGCTCCGGCTCCAGCTCCGGCCGCGCCTACGCCTGCAGCCGCGGCTCCGACAGCGGCTCCGGCTCCAACAGCGGCTCCCGCACCGGCAGCTGCTCCCGCGGCGGCTCCGGCCGCCGAAGCGCCCGCTGGCGCTGCGACCACCAAGACCGGTAAGCCGCTGAGCGCCGGAACGCAGGCCTTCATCGAGCGCGAGAAGGCGTGCGGAGCCGAGTGGCGCGCCAAGAAGGCCGCGATCCTGAAGGCCAATCCAAAGGCGACTTGGCCTTCTTACCTCAGCGAATGCAACAAGCGCCTGAAGGCTCAGGGCCGCTGAGCGCCCCCTCCCTCACCCTCCCCCGCTCGCTTCGCTTAGCGGGAGAGGGGGCGGCGGCCGCGCCCCGCCTCATAGCCTCAAGTCATCACCACATTCACCGCGCTTTCCGGCAGATCCTTGCCGAAGCAGCGCTGGTAGAACTCGGCGACGAGCGGTCGCTCCAGCTCGTCGCAGCGATTGAGGAAGGTCACGCGGAACGCGAAGCCGATGTCGCCGAAAATCTCGGCGTTCTCGGCCCAGGTGATGACCGTGCGCGGGCTCATCACGGTCGAAAGGTCGCCGGCCATGAAGGCGTTGCGCGAGAGGTCGGCGACGCGCACCATCTTGTTCGCCGCGTCCTTGCCCTCCTTGGTCTTCTGCAACGATTTGACCTTGGCGAGCACGATGTTGGTCTCGGCGTCGTGCGGCAGATAATTCAGCGTCGTGACGATCGACCAGCGGTCCATCTGCCCCTGGTTGATCTGCTGCGTGCCATGGTAGAGCCCCGAGGTGTCGCCGAGGCCCACCGTGTTCGCGGTCGCGAACAAGCGAAAAGCCGGATGCGGCCGGATCACGCGATTCTGATCCAACAGCGTCAGCTTGCCGGAGACCTCCAGCACGCGCTGGATGACGAACATCACGTCGGGGCGGCCCGCGTCATATTCGTCGAAACAGAGCGCCACGTTGTTTTGCAGCGCCCAGGGCAACATGCCGTCGCGGAATTCCGTGACTTGCTTCCCCTCACGCAAGACGATCGCGTCCTTGCCGACGAGGTCGATGCGCGAAACATGGCTGTCCAGGTTGACGCGCACGCAGGGCCAGTTCAAGCGCGCCGCCACCTGCTCGATATGCGTCGATTTTCCGGTGCCGTGATAGCCGGTCACCATCACGCGGCGATTGCGGGCGAAGCCCGCCAGAATGGCGAGCGTCGTCTCCCGATCGAAGAGATAGTCGGGATCGAGGTCCGGGACATACGGGTCGGCCGTCGAATAGGCCGGAACCATCATGTCCGTGTCGATCTTGAAGAGCTCGCGCGCGGAAACTGTCGTGTCCGGCAGTCCCGAACCATTCGCGGCGGCTTTTTCCAGGGCGACCACTCTTCTTCCTCCTCAGCGCGTTCGAAATTCTCCCGGTCGAACGCCATCCGCATTCACTGATCGAGCATGGTCTCATCCAAGACCGCTTCGCGCTTT
Protein-coding sequences here:
- the cobS gene encoding cobaltochelatase subunit CobS produces the protein MVALEKAAANGSGLPDTTVSARELFKIDTDMMVPAYSTADPYVPDLDPDYLFDRETTLAILAGFARNRRVMVTGYHGTGKSTHIEQVAARLNWPCVRVNLDSHVSRIDLVGKDAIVLREGKQVTEFRDGMLPWALQNNVALCFDEYDAGRPDVMFVIQRVLEVSGKLTLLDQNRVIRPHPAFRLFATANTVGLGDTSGLYHGTQQINQGQMDRWSIVTTLNYLPHDAETNIVLAKVKSLQKTKEGKDAANKMVRVADLSRNAFMAGDLSTVMSPRTVITWAENAEIFGDIGFAFRVTFLNRCDELERPLVAEFYQRCFGKDLPESAVNVVMT